The genomic stretch TGCGCGAGCTATTGTAGTGGAAACTGTACTTGGGCTGCGGCTGATAGAtgtggtggctgctgttgctcatCTTCAGGGAGCTGCTGCACGCCTTGATCACACTCGGCTCGTTCTCGTTGCCGCCGCCCAGCACGGCTCCGCCCAGCTTGGGGCATTTACTGTGGTTGCCGccattgccgccgccgccgccgccgccgctgttgTCGCCATTCTCCTCGTTTACACTATTATCacataatttaatattttcgaTGCCACATCTGGCCTCCGATAATATCAGTGGCGTTGTGGAGCGGAACGTCATATGGCTACGATTTGGCTTGAACGCCTCCAATGGCGGCGATGTGCGAAAATTCACGGGCGTCAATATCGGCTCCAGCGAATTGCGTAACTGCAAAGCATACAAGAGTCACAGATCAGACACGGAATCCTTGCAATTATCTGCCACATACTCACCTCATCGTCGGAGCTGTGGGCCAGGGACCGTTTGCGGTTCTCCACCATCAGCGTGGAGCTTGAACGCTTCGAGTTGGAGGTGGTGGCCCGTTCCTCGTAGGGTGCCTCCGTGTCCAGCGAGGAGGTGCAGCCACGATTAGAGAGTCGCGAGGCACACGAAGCGCCCGTCGCGGTCGTGGTGCCATGGCCATGTCCTGCCACCGACGAGGGCCCATTGATCACCTCCAATTCCTCCTCGGAGCTGTGCTGATCGTACATGAGATGGGCGCAAGATGACGATGTCTGCTGGTGACACATCATTGCAGGAGCAATTGGTTTTTGGCCAGCGACAGCTAAAAAGAAGTACGaggaattatttattttttttatctatGGCAGTCGCTAACCAGTGTTGTGTCTAACATTCTTGTTAACCAACACTGAAAGTGttgaaaaacttaaaaaaatcaAGTCTTGTGGCAAGGATGCTTTTAAtcggttttgtttttcgtaGCTAATTGTTGATTTCATTAATATCAATGTGGAACACGGTGAAAAATCAAATCCGAATGACAAAAATGTGTTTCTGTGCGTAACCGGTTTTCACGAATttcaaaattgtttaatttggGAAtttaaagccaaaaaaaagaaaaagaaaaaaatttcgaAATTTGGTTTCCACAAACTGGTTTGCTCTGTCGCACTTACTAGTTTCCATATCCACGTCTAAGTGACGTTGTTTTTCCACATCGAGGAGCTCACCATCCGATTCGGTGCCAGAGTCATTCGATTCACGCTGCGGGGCGAAAAAAGTTCCGATAAATGAAATGTCCAATATTATTACATATGTTAATAAGGGTATTTCCCATATCGAACCTTTTTACGAAGAAAATTTTTCGATGCCTTTAATGGATTCTCGCGATTTTTCTGCCTGACAAACTTTATCATGATTTCTCGCTATGTGCTTTATATGGTATATATTATACAttccacacacgcacacgcacaccgaCACGcttacgcacacacacgcacacattcaCACTCCCACAATTACGGCGGAAAAACTTACTACGACTAcgttgcagtcgcagtcgcagtcacagtcacagttagcgtcagcgtcagcgtcaccGTCGACGTTCAAGTCAACGCCAACGTCAGCAGCGGGCAGCGGGCAGCGACTGCGCGcgtatatgtattttgttgttttcttctgTGGTTCTCTTCTTCTACTACTATTACTACTACTACTTTTTTGCCCCTTTACGTTTTACACGCTCTTTCTATGCCCCGTCCGTCCCACCATTCTGCTCCCACTGTCCACCGTGCCCCCACCACATGGGGCAGAATCTATTTTGTCTTCTGCTTCCTGATTCACGCCAACGAGAGAGTCTCTCAGTCTCTTCTGTCAAGCACGAGCTTCAGCTCTCTTTCCACGAAGCTACCGctaccactctctctctctctctatgctctctctctcgcttgttCTTGctgttctctctctttggctctcGTTTGCCGCCTACGCTGCGAGGCGCTTGGCGCGTGTAAAGTGTAAGCGCCGATTCctttttgtgcaaatatttcaatcaCGTTCCGCCTCCACCACGCGGACTCTGGGTTGTACGATTTTTGTTGTAACACCCGCCACCACCCCCATCGGAGGGGACTGGCGATGACGACCCGACTGCAGTAACGGGAAGAGCCGAACGCCACGCGAGTCCGATGCGAGCGCGCACCTTTCGCCGTAACTTATACAGCACGGAATTATTGATTTTCGTATAACGGAAGCCAGACGACCAggaatcaaaaaaaaaaaataagggaCAACGTGTGCGTGTCCCGTCCGTATCCGTGCCCGACTCTGTCTCCGgtgtctctgttttttttttcttcttgcaCGGCAATCACAAAacttaattattttccattttcacttTCTCGCCCATTCTGTCCTGCTTTGTGGGGCTCAAACAGCGTCCAAAGTGCACTTGCGAAAACGGTTTTGTAACGGTTGTGTCCGCCCACGCCAGGACCCTCGGTTGGCTGGCTGGGATTATGGTTACTACGTGTTACTATCGCATCGCCCGTCACCGGCTAGTGCTGCGCTCAAACTGAAAAATTATGGTCACAATGTGGCAGGGCAACACTGTCTCTCGAAATCTCTGCGCTGGCGCTGAGGCTCGTcccaggcccccccccccctctggcGCTGCGGCGTCCGATTCTCTTCTCACTTGCAGTttctgtccgtgtgtgtgtgtgtgtgtgtaggcgGCATGCAGCGGCCGAGTAGAGGGTTGCCAGATGGTTGGGAATCTTATAGAATTTAATCCAAAGTTTAAGTTTGATTGGATTTTAGTGAAAATGGATCGTGACAGCAAGAAATCTGGGAGAAAGAGTCTTTTGggttatataaaaaaaagggttCCTTCTTGATTACATTGAActttttcatatgaaataatagATTGAACTTTGATCAAATAAAACCGAAAGCATTGTTGCAACAAAGTTGCACACAACAATTGATGGTTGATAATATATGCATACGTTTTGTAATTAATATAAGAGATTATCATTCTTGGTAAATTTTGCTTTGAAGTTTTCCCTTTTGTGTGGCATTGTTTTCCCATTCATTGAATTCTTTTCCCATTCCCACAAAACAATTGCAGCAGTCTGGCAACGCTGTGCACACTACAGTGCACTTACTTGAATGCgagtgtgagagagggagaagatggcaagagtgagagagagagagaagggggTGTGTAGGGTTAGGTCGGTTGTGGGGCCCGACCAGGCATCAGGCCAGAGGAGGCATCGTGTTTGGTTTTGCTTGTACATGCGCGCACAACTCGTGCCCCCAACAACCTCTCATAAGGTGCCTGCCAGAAGAAATTCACACTTTCGAGTTGTGGAAAAGTTGTCG from Drosophila pseudoobscura strain MV-25-SWS-2005 chromosome 4, UCI_Dpse_MV25, whole genome shotgun sequence encodes the following:
- the Reph gene encoding CCR4-NOT transcription complex subunit 3 isoform X3; protein product: METTVAGQKPIAPAMMCHQQTSSSCAHLMYDQHSSEEELEVINGPSSVAGHGHGTTTATGASCASRLSNRGCTSSLDTEAPYEERATTSNSKRSSSTLMVENRKRSLAHSSDDELRNSLEPILTPVNFRTSPPLEAFKPNRSHMTFRSTTPLILSEARCGIENIKLCDNSVNEENGDNSGGGGGGGNGGNHSKCPKLGGAVLGGGNENEPSVIKACSSSLKMSNSSHHIYQPQPKYSFHYNSSRSSPASTTGLDMEVRSVSPPAKLFHCAISPRRRPSNNSGGGGSAAAAGTAAPATSSSTGGGGGAAAAAAGGGTTSSTAAATTTHNAANAASAAAATQRLQRPHRPCLDFDKMQQVSL
- the Reph gene encoding CCR4-NOT transcription complex subunit 3 isoform X2, with product MKSTISYEKQNRLKASLPQDLIFLSFSTLSVLVNKNVRHNTAVAGQKPIAPAMMCHQQTSSSCAHLMYDQHSSEEELEVINGPSSVAGHGHGTTTATGASCASRLSNRGCTSSLDTEAPYEERATTSNSKRSSSTLMVENRKRSLAHSSDDELRNSLEPILTPVNFRTSPPLEAFKPNRSHMTFRSTTPLILSEARCGIENIKLCDNSVNEENGDNSGGGGGGGNGGNHSKCPKLGGAVLGGGNENEPSVIKACSSSLKMSNSSHHIYQPQPKYSFHYNSSRSSPASTTGLDMEVRSVSPPAKLFHCAISPRRRPSNNSGGGGSAAAAGTAAPATSSSTGGGGGAAAAAAGGGTTSSTAAATTTHNAANAASAAAATQRLQRPHRPCLDFDKMQQVSL
- the Reph gene encoding CCR4-NOT transcription complex subunit 3 isoform X1, whose product is MIKFVRQKNRENPLKASKNFLRKKRESNDSGTESDGELLDVEKQRHLDVDMETTVAGQKPIAPAMMCHQQTSSSCAHLMYDQHSSEEELEVINGPSSVAGHGHGTTTATGASCASRLSNRGCTSSLDTEAPYEERATTSNSKRSSSTLMVENRKRSLAHSSDDELRNSLEPILTPVNFRTSPPLEAFKPNRSHMTFRSTTPLILSEARCGIENIKLCDNSVNEENGDNSGGGGGGGNGGNHSKCPKLGGAVLGGGNENEPSVIKACSSSLKMSNSSHHIYQPQPKYSFHYNSSRSSPASTTGLDMEVRSVSPPAKLFHCAISPRRRPSNNSGGGGSAAAAGTAAPATSSSTGGGGGAAAAAAGGGTTSSTAAATTTHNAANAASAAAATQRLQRPHRPCLDFDKMQQVSL